TCAATCCGACTTGCCCGCATAGGGTGTTAAAATATCTCATATCATTCTTTTGCAAGGTTGATATGTTCAATATATCCATGCAGTTTGCTTCCATCAacaaatttaagtttttgaattggACCTGCactaacaaaaaaagagaaaatggataTGCTAACATGCACCACGAGGTCAAATAGTGGCAACCCAGTTGGCCCTTATCGCCCCAACCGCCAACTGCCAACCGCCAAAGGTCACTACCACGCACCGAATTCCGTGGAGCCCCCAATTAGAGATGCACGCTTTCGAAGATTGAAGCGGCAGGCCCCCAAAAAAATCCGCAGATCGTCAGTCGAAGTTTATAGAGATTAAAAGCGATCAATTAATGTGTCGCCATTAGTGGATGGGTTGATGATGGGTACGGCACGAGTTGCCAGGTCCGATAGAGATGGCCCCAGACGAACATGAGGGCGCCGGCGGTGATGGCGTCATGATATGGCAGCTGTGGCTACACAGAAAATAGGAGGAGAGGAGGGCCAAGTCTGGACAGAGAAGGAAGAACAGAGACTGGGAAGGAGGGATAAAGGAAAAGGAGATAACAACACTAATATTTTTAGTCTTTAGTTGGCATCCTTATCAGCATCTCTGAACAGATTTTTCTTAGGTAATGGCCTTAAACGGTTAGCTAACAGGGTCAGTGCCCAagttaataattttcttaaccttttaattgtgcaaatttaatttttaacttttcaattgtgccaaCTTAATCCATTTGGAGATTGGCCAAAGATAACCACTGGTGAGGAGTGACCTTGCTGACCTCTGGCGAGGGTCACTTGGCAAGGCTCATCTTCGCCGCATTTGACGAGGGTTGCCTTCATCAAAAGCTAGTTAGGGCAGGCCCTTGCTTGAGGCCAGCAGGATTGAACCTTGCTTGAAGCTAGTGAGGCTCGTCCCCGTCAAATCCGGTGAGGTTGAGCTTTGCTCGAAGTTGATGAGGCCAACCCttgcgagggcaagcctcacccaagGCCATGAGATCCTCTCTCGCAAGATCTCGTTGAGGGTGACTTGCTAGCGGTCGACAAGGGTGACCCTTGTTGATTGTAGCTGATGGCCAATTGCCGGCCATCGGCCTATTAgtaggatgaagaagaaaaaagaaagaaagaaaatacaaattcaaaaagtatttgaaaaaaatgaaaaaaatttgttcatgcCAGCATTGACTGTATAACAAAGGATGACTAACATCCACATTAACGACTTTCGATCAAAATTGGATAGATGGACTACATTGGCAATACATGAAaatggggagaattaccaaaaaagtcataaacattacCAATTAAATTATGAACTTATTTCTTTGacaaattgagtcttaaaccttttataattgtgtcaattcagtcattccgaCTAAAATTGGCCCTAGCTAGATTTGGCATCGCTAACGTGGCCACTTTGGGTGGAAggcaataattttttaataatagtttattttttagaattattttattaatttttttacctctctctctctctctctctctctctcttcccttccttccctccctcctcctccccccttcttcttttggctctgGTGACTGGCTAGTCCTTGCTGGTCGTCAGATTGAGGTGGCTGAGCAAGCTCACCTTGCTAGATTGAGCAACAACAAGGCCCCCCTCGctcgatctggcgaggctccTCGCCCAACGATAATGAGGCGAGGGCTCGCCTAGCAATGGCGAGGGAGTCCTCGCCCCTTGTCACTGGATCTGGCGAGGTGAGCCCTAGCTAGATTTGGCGCCAACCAGCGGTCACGTTAGCACTGGCCGACCAATTTGGGCGGAAGGACTGAActagcacaattgtaaaaatgtttatgactcaattagccAAAAAAGTAAGTTTacgactgaattgacacaattgcaaaaggtttatgactttttgataattctcaCCATGAAAATGTATAcgattaaattagtacaattgaaatatttatgatttaattaatataattgtgatagatttaagaaattttttgataattttttttttaatagaagcACCACGTTGAggttaatttgaaaaattgaggtaTGTgatagaataaaagaaaatttaggcgCTTTATTTAAAACCGGACAAAAGTTAAGATCTTGGCAACACCATTATCCCTTAATTTAACTACCTTTGGGGCTCTTCCTGGCCGAAGCCTACTAGTATCTCGGTATTTAAATCCAGTTAGGTCACAATTTGACCTAGtatttattaatgttcatataTACCTAGGCTATAACCTCGTGAAGCtaccaaaaagagaaagaaaagaaacgttAATTCCACCTTTATCCCTTCACTATTTTGGTTTTTCGTTTTTGTTACTTTTATGACTAGTTACTCCCTTAAGCATGAAACATAAGATGATAACCACCAATATATAGTCctcatttttagtttttgaaGCCAAATATACTCCCTAATTTCCTTTGACATAAATACATCATTTAACATATAATTTCGGCTATTGAAAAGCTAAATATTTTGAGGAAAGCATTattaaacatataaaaaaaacaatgcaTTTGAATGTGCACAAAATAATGCCTTTGTTGAGTccagaagaaaatcaatttctctctctaatttctcttttcttaatctcacaatttacataaaatttgcatatctaTGCgtgtttgggaaaattgtccaaaaaatcataaacttattgcatttttatcaattcagtcgtGGACCTTTtatttatactaatttaatactaaaccttttgatatttTGCTAGTTGAGTTAatccgatcaattttaaccAAATATCAATGACGTGGACATTGACCATTGTAAGTGGCATGACTGACGGTGACAtgttaataatatttcaatagtttgtaaaatttttaaaattatcttatctttttttttttctcttatctttttctttttccttttttttttttttttttcaatttcttttcctttccttaagAGTGTCAATATATGAATTTTCTCGATAGAATGTGACAATTAACTCATAAACTTTTGAataaattactaaaacaaaatgataataGTGTACCACAGAATTGTGACAATTCTATCAATATGAGGCTTGAATCCGTCGGAGTACCAGAAAGCAAAGGAACTCTAGATATCTAACAGGGAGAGATCCTCTCTTGAATCCATAGAATTGCAGCATCTCAGACACTTGATCATCACTATAACCAGCAGCAACATTGCAAATAGCTTTTCTGGAAGGGCAATTACAGGAATCACTCACAACCAACTGAAAAAGGACATATCTTTATTGCCATTGAAATCTAAGGGACGTTTATAGCCATACAGAAGTGAATGAACTCAGATACCTATAACAGAAGGGAAAATATCACAAGTACTTATTGACGGGACTTGTTGAATTTATTTTGGATAGCCTTTGAAATTTCAAGCGTAAGTGTCGGGGTTTTTGGAGGAGGTATGCTTCAGCGACCTTACACATTCCCAAGGCTCTCTCTTTGCCCGCCTTAATGTCCTCTTCTTTGAGCTCAATACCGCCCTCTATGTAATATGTGCTCGTCATCTTGTTCTTGCTCCCACCTTTCGGTGTTGGTTCAAACTTGACTTCGTAAACTGTAGATTCAAAATTCTCCTTTAGATCAATCACGGTATTCTTGTACATAAACGACTTGACTTCGTAAACTGTAGATTCAAAATTCTCCTTTAGATCAATCATGGTATTCTTGTACATAAACGTCTCCTCGTTCAGCTCATCGACACGATTCTTCATACTGCTAAGCTAATTACCTATATACAATACGAGGAGATTGTATCATAGTATACTTGCATATGCTGTAACTAAAGAGAGTGTAGTTCAGGAGGTTTGTGAGCTTGAGGTAGAAGAGATGAGAACCAGTCATACTTATAGGTTGGAGTGGAGGagtcctcattttctcaaagtgTATCCCACTGGCTgataaattctagaaaatgcCAAACTTGCAAAGCACCAACCATTTTACTTTCTGTCATGATTTGCATCACAAACTTCATCAGTTCACTGACCCGATTAGGATTCCATTCTTGATGTGCTATAATCGAACCCTCAAAACTCACAATGACTTAATAGTCCGCACTTGATTTAAGCGCATGAACTACACCCTTCTAATGCTAACTCCTACATCTGTTATTTGCTGCATCTTGGGGTATGCATTATTCATATCCGAAGAGAGCTTTCCAACTCTTTTGGATAGATTATTTGATTACCGTAGGAACGAACCTATAATTGGCTACTCTGTCCTACTCTGAATGATATTCTAGTTAAGCCTTTGTCGTGTTATATAACTTAGTTCTCAAATATTATTTGTAGATGTTCCTGTTAAGCCTTTTAAGGCTTATGGTTCCTCAAATTCTTAACATTGCTTCAGCTGCATTGTTCAATGTCCCTCAGTTGTCACCTTCCTTAGAAAATAGCACTCTGAAAGTTTGGTGAGAGTCCATCTGCTTAAGAGATTTGCGAATTAGTATTCCTATCCCCAAGTTGCAGCCGGTTCACCCTGGATTTCTGATAAAGAAAAGATTCCTCATACTTTGCAATTTCCAAACCTTTTTTCTCAGCATAAACCCCTCATTTAACTTAGAAGGAATCGCCTGATAGGATTTCCTGCTGCAAAGTACATAACTCCAATTTACAATGTTGAATCTGCTGCGAAAGCTGGTTAAAATGATCTTTATTGAATTTCTTAAGAGCAACGGGAGCTCTAGCAAGCTTCCTATAAAGAGTAAACGATGGAGTTTCCTCATATATACTTGCCCAGCTTAAGCAACCACTTCCAgataaagaggaaagagaatttGAATGGCTTTTGGAAAGTGGAGAACAGCTTCCTCTTGCCTTACAAGTGCATGACAATGATCAGAAATATTGGAAATGGTGAATACAATGTAGGAGTGCATAGATGAAGCAAGTAAAGCATCTAACAAACACACAATCCAATTTCCTGGCTATGCATCCTCAATGCTACAATTTTGTCCATGTGAAGGAGCTGCCAATGTGCTTCACATCAGTAAGATCAGCTTGGACAGGAGTATCATAAAACATATCCATATCTGGAGTAAAGGCTATAACAGCATTACTGACTTCAGAGAGGTACCTTACAAAGTTTAAATCTTCCAGGACTATACAAGGAGAAGTTATAATAATGGCAGAAGAAGCCAAGAACTCCCAAAGAGATCGCCTATCCATCACAAATTGGAAGCATAGACAAAGGTAGCAAAACAACTAGAATTGCCCTGAACCACTGAACAATGATATGCTGAGCTGACGCAGAAATAACAGATATGCTGATGAAGCATCATGAAGAATCCAAATTCTTCCCTAATGTTGGAAGAAATAATTGGGAATTCAAATTCTTCCCAAATGTTGGAAGAAATAATTGGAAATCAGATGCTTCCCAGAACTTCCTTCCAACTTCTTTGGGCCTTTGCTATTTCTACCGTTGGGCTATGGAGATCACGTGGCACTGTTGCTTCTGCAACATTTATTTACAAGGTACATAGTTGGGATCGGACGGACACTCGCCCTGTATGGCAGCAACTTTGTCTCACAGTTGACTTTCTAAAAGACTCCACTAATAAAAGGATGACGCATTAATTGGTatactttgtttgtttgtttttttttttttatgacctgAGAACCGCCGTACAGCCAGTGGCGTAAACCCGGGGTGACCTGAGGGGATCTACCTCTCCCGGACCGTGGGTGAGTCGCATAAGCAACCGCGGGGATTCGAACTCGCTCCCTTCCAGAAGAGGAATTGAGCGCAAACCACGCGACCACCAATGGGGTGAGCTTAATTGGTATACTTTGGATTACAATCTCTACGATAAGCATAGTAGCTGCAAAATGTAGTGGGCTGCATCTATTTCTTTATAAGTTGATTCTTCGAAGCATTTAGATGTGGTTGCTGATTTCATTTTCTGCACCGCCTATCATTACTttacttaaattatttttttgcttttcaccTGGTAGGAGCTTGGATTGCAATATTCTCACACGATGCCAACCCAATTTTACTTTTGCTGATGTGATATAATGAGATATTGAGCATTCGATCTAAAGTAATCGTAGTTTGATGATTTGAACTCAAACATGTACATCAAACATTTGAAGATTCCATGTCAGTTGAATAACTGTTGCCAATTTTACTGTTACTGTTCTGCTTTCCTAGGGCTTTTTTTAACCCTCATTAGATTGCCATAAAACCTGAGCGCGGCAGATCTAGCGTGAAAAAGACTAATTAGACTGCACTATCTTCAATTTGAAATAACTGGAATTTGTTTACCGCTGCCAAATAAGAATCAAATTGTTCTTGTGTGATCTTGTTTGGATGTCATCTgtgtatatataatatatattgccttttcattcaattttttttttttaaatgtttgtCAATCCTTTTCTATACATTTAGAAGACGatacattttaaaagaaaatgagacaAGGTTATATAGTACAATTTATCAACTTGAAAATAAGACCGACATGCTTTGCTGagtattaaaataatcaaacaaGATGAATTTATAAGTTGAATTGTTGCTGCATCTTCAACACTGAAATACCGAAACCCTTTACCAGTCGATGTtagaatttcaaaattttccaatGACTTCTTTATGACTGACACCATCGGCCAGGTTCTTCCCTTCACTCACCAATGGCTTCATCTGAAGATTTTTCTCATTCGTTCTTTGGAGGCACCTAGGACATGATATAGAGCAATTTATGAGCAGTTAGCTGAGTCATCTTTACCAGTGCTGTCATCCTGGGTTAGCATCTCTATGTATACCGCAGTTTGAATGAGCCATAGAGTAATGACTGCCTCACTGCCAAACACCTAAAAGATGCATCATTACCATGACAATAACTTTGTGAAACTACCACCAGTAgtgaaattacatgtcatctgATTTCGTCAAAAGCATATTGTACTACATGATCATCCATTCAAGAACTTGTTCCTTCACCCACTTTTGatgaattgaaaaaagaaaaagcttcaAGGATGAAATCATCTCTACTCCAACAACATAAGGTTGTAGGGTTTCTCAATCCATCCAAGAAACCATAATCAAGTGAGAAAACCACCATAAGTTGAACTTAAAACCCTACACCATAGTCATAGTACTATATTAGATCTTGCTGATACTCACTggagtacatttttttttacttgttgaTAATATAAGAACTTACTAACTAGAGAGATTGACAGAGCAATGTACATCCCATGAAAAAGTTTCTTTTCAgtttatccttaaaaataagATTCTGAGTAGCCATTCTTGATTATGTCTAATAAGATTCTGGGTACACAAAGATACCTGAAATTCCAATCCGTGCTCATCTTTTGCGGCAAATTAAAATGCCATCACCAATCGGCACCTAAAATGCCAACAACGAGGACATTTAATCAAAGCTGCAGACAAGAGTAGTAAGCGTGCTTCATGAAAATGACAGGTGAACATACCATGCTGGTGCTAATTCGGTCATCCTCCATTAATCTCCTATTAAAATTCCTTATGCTGATAGTCTTCTTGTCATTTACCTGtgaaatgaaaatgttaaaaataattcttctctaagaaaaagaacaaaggtaCTATACCAGTTCACCACTGGATTctactgagagagagaggagagagaaggttcACCATTGGGTCAGCTACTTTTCCATGCCAAAGGACATTATCTATCACAATCACGCCACCAACCCTCACCTATGACAATAATTAACAACTCATCAATTAAACAGACATTGCAAAGTTCCAGAGTTGGGCAGAAGACATCTCAAAGCAGTGGATGTTGTGTTTTAATAAGATCCATCCAAGTGCCAATGATTTCAGTTAGACTAATGATTGAAGATTTCAAACATCATCAGCAGTTTGGGATTTGACCTTGCAATTATTAAGGTAAAGTACATGTAAATTAGACAAATTTGTAAGAAGCAGAAGAAAGTTGCAAGCGCCAATTTGTTTAAAGAAGCCGACAAACAGTAATTCTCTCACTTACAAGCTGCATCAGCAATTCGAAATATTCCTCATTCATTCTCTTCTCCGCATCAACAAATGCAAAATCATAGCTGCAAGAAGGAATACAGATAAGTCATCCTTTCTAACCCCTTCAATAAACAAGTATTGGCAACAAATGTGCAACACAACACAACCTAGGTTAGGATCAATAAATAAGTTTTACAGAAAAATTAGAATGCGCAGCATTACTTCCTCGGGATGGGATTGACAAGCTGCATGAAATTGGAAGAGCTTGGAGCTTGGAATTGTTTTGAATTAGCAAAGTTCATTTGGAGAGAAGTGTGTAACTTAAAAAGCCATCATTGAAGCAGATGAATGTTTGGTAAACAAAATACCTGAAACATCCAGTGTAAAGTAACTTTCACATCCAATGTTCAACAAAACTATCGTTCGGTAAAATTGCATAAGCAGACAGTATTGGTACATGGTACACCTGAAACATCTACTCTAAAGAAACTTTCACATAAATACTTTTCGGCAAAATTGTATCTAGaaagttctttaatttttgtcCATATCAAACTGGACATTATTCTTTAAACTACCTGAAAGGATAACTTAACAATCACCACTAGATAAATTTGCTTTTATATTCAAACAAATGACATAAAAAGACTGATATTGTTTGGTAACCTTATTAGGAATCAGAAAGATGGAACCACTAGTTTAACAGAAACACTAAAGCATTTCTGCACCGCTTGGCAACCAGCTGTGAACATTCACTGCTGGTCAACACTGAGAAATCcctgagaaaaaaaatagtgcgcttgcacgagagagagagagagagagagagagagcagctaTCAAATAGTCAGCACTGGATCTCAAGATGGCCAAACATCCAAGAGTGGACATGGAAAAGCAGAAAGAGGATAGAGAGACAGATAAGCTAGAGAGATGACAGAGATATTAGGGGAGAATAGAGATTGATTCGTGAAGTGGAGATGGAGACTgcataaacagaaaaaagtgGAATTAAGAGGAAAAGTCACTCAGTAATGCCAGAATGGCTTTCTGCAGAGCCATGAAAGATAAAGCAAGTCCTCTGCTGCTCTCTAAGTCCATTTGCAAGGCCATTCTTTGACAAAAAATTGCCTTTTTGTGCAACAAGGGCCAATTGAAAGGCCATAGGAACCTCACCACTGAGAAAGCCTTATGAGGGTATTCACAAATGCACCCAGTCCACTCAAAGGTTACATAGAGAACCaaatgagaagaagaggagaagaagacacAAGACAACTATCACTCAGTAAGGCGAGGAGTAATACTGGTTAAATTAGGTACCTGCAAGTTTCACCATTCAAAATAAGAGAGTGCAGTGTGTCCAATGCTAGTCCATGTCTCACACTCACCTAAACACGAAATATGAGTCTTGAACCGCATATAGTATGAAATAAAAAGTAGGCAGATCCTCAAAATGCAGATCTTCTTTAGTTCTAGGGACGCACATTTGATAGAAATCACGTCCATTATCATTATGCTTGCTGGAAACTCAACATGCTAAGCTACTGTCATAAAAgaatattcttttttccttcgagaaggaaaagaaaagtacagATCTTTGAACAGTTGCTACACAAATTAACTCACAATGCACTTCACAACCACAAGGAGTTCATGGACTGACACTAGCTAAAAGAAAGGTTAAGGATATAAATTACCTTGCGTGAAACCCCAGCTAACTCATAATACTTTTTAGCAACCTCAAGAGACTTGGCATCCCTTTCACAAGCCACTAAACAACCGGACTCTGGCAGGGCAAGTGCAATAGCCAAGGAAGAGTATCCCTTGAGTgacaaaaaagtaaaatgtaATTAATCACTATGAATCAGAGTATTCCAACTGAGACACATATCCTGAgtcaaaatcttaaatctatgaAACAAAAGATTCAGTGAATTACCTAGCATTAGATATTGAATGGCATTGATACATAGAACTTATGAAatcttgttaaaaaaataatgtaagtATTCTTAAGTAGTTTAAAGGTAATGCCAACTGAAATACTACTAAATATTATCATTTCCACGTGTAGGATATAGAGATTTAGCTACACACtgtttttttccctcaaaaacaaatatatagATGTATCTCATTTGAACCCAATTCTTAGTAACATCTCGGTATAATGGACAGATTTATATCCAATCAGTAGACTCAGAGTCCTTGTATTaaatcaactttaaaaaaattaatcaagaatCAAAAGATTCTAATAACTGTGCTCTGAATGGTTATGAGGTAAGAGAAACAGCTGTGAGGGCTTATCTACCTCCCACTTACGCTTCTTCCTCCCCACCCCCcaccaaaattaaaaatcagtGATGATTTAAGATAGATTGATTTTGTCCTgttttccaattaatttgaaGGGATGTCTGAAAGAGGTTAAATTAACTGAAGTGTAAGAAGATCATTTAAAGACTAGCATAGTCTATAATTCTTCCTCCTCAAATGGGAATTTTTGTTGCGTATCATATAACTAGTAGTCATCATCTTATAATAACATTTTTTCAGAAGGAGAATGCATACAGTATAAACTCCAACTTCGATACATCGTTCTGCCCCAAGAATCTGCACAAGCATTGCAAGTAGTTGTGCCTGATCTGGCGAAACCTAATGAAAGAAGACAAGTCATCGGCTTAGAATTGGTAATAATGAAATATGGATAAGACCAGTTTCTTCAGTGTAGAAGGTGAATTATTCTGCTAGGGCATTGTTATATGCTTTTTGATGAATGAACTTCGCATCTTAACATCCTCAACAAACAGGAGGTGATGGGATAAGAAAAGTAAAGTGCTAATAGATTCACATTTTCCAAGGGATGACTGGATCTAAACGGAGACAATTGCCTGTACTCTTGAGGATTTATATTTACCAGGACTGTACCATGTGTAGTGATAGCATCTTTCTGCTGCAAAACCTGGAACTTTATAAGGGTATGAGTTGGATTATAGCTTTGGCAGTGGAAGAGGTAAATTGGAATGCCAAATTTTAGGAGGTAAATGTTTTTCAATCTGGTCAGAAGGGAACTAGGTACAGCTACCATCACAAATAAGCAGCTATGTAATGGGTAGTGCAATCCAAACCATAGATTGCCAACAGTTCAGCATTTTGAAATAAGTATGACAAACAAAATGAGATGAGAAATCTTCATGAAGGATATCCAAAAAAGATTACCACATGGTGACTCAGCTGTCAACTGTTGAGAATAAAACTGGAGAACTATGCGAGGATATTGCAACAATTGATACTTGATTAATCCACATCTAGTAACAAGAgttcttttaattcttatctagaACAGCAAGCAGCACACGACGCAATATCAAATTCTGGCAATTAAAAATGTTTGGCcaattctttattctttatcttcttttaaTAGAGGAAAGCAGAGGCATCAGAAAATGTAAGAGAGCCATGAGAAACCTGCATCTGACTACCACGCATCGAGGCTGTCTCCTCGCGAAGTTGTCGTAGAATCTGCAATGaggaaaaattcataaatcactAAAAGATCAATTGAGTATATGCATTGCATGACACAAGCAAGAGATACAAAAGTAAGAAAAGCACGCAAAGCTTCACCTCTGGTTCTCTAACGTTGGAGAGAATGTAGTCATAAAGTTGGGGAGTGATGCTGATAACCTGCTTGTTCCCATAACTCCTGTCCTCCAGGACCACATAAGGACTGGAAGACCGGAAGCAACAGCATCTTCCCTGACCCGGAACCGATCCATTCACAGCTACCGACTTCGAAAAGGGCAGGAATTTCCCTACTGCCCCAACCGGAGGCAGAGCACTATGGGAAGCCACGACATAAGCGGAACGAAACATTGACGTGGCAATCTTCATTCCGATTCCCAGCATCAAAATCCCAAGTGAGCTTCAGCCTCCAAACGCCTTCAACTCGCATCGACTCATCAaggacccaaaaataaaatcttcAAAGTCCCAAGCTTTGCTACATTCACAACGAAAAAACAAGAACCCAAAAgggcagaaaagaaaaaaaaaaaacacaggaGACGAAACTGTCAACACGTGCGTTCAATCGTGCAACTATAAACAGAACTCGTCCTGCTCATTCCCCAAGTAACTTCCACAAGAACACTCAAGGCACGAATTCAACACATTCCACAGAACAAATTATACAACTTTATCGTTCATAGAACCGCCAAGTCTGCTTCGGACAGGAAGTTACCTGATTACAACCCGGTTCATCCGGTTGAAGAACAGTTTACCCACAACTCAGCCATCATTGTCTGCAAACAAAAAcggtggagaagaagaaatgagctGAGAAAAGGCGAAGCATTATCTCCCCCATCCTTCCCCCCCACCCAAATAAAAGCCCATCACAGTAGCGAAGGCCCGGTTTAGGGTCTGAGCCCTCCCTCGCGTGATGATCCATGGGCTGTCGGATCCGACCCGTTATAATCGGGTCGGATCTCAGCTCTCTGAAGGAACGATCTTGTCCCACCGCGATTTCCAAGATTCCAGCTCCAACGCGAGCGAGTCGACTTGAAGAAATTGCACTCCGCTTTTTGACTTCTTCCAGCTCTGCGGAATGCGAGATGTTCTCTTCTGACatttctgaagaagaagatccgtTGTGTTCGTCTGAGCCGTGGACATCCGGTGAGGCCTCCCCTTGCTTCCGGGCTTGATCCCTCCTCGTTCCGACGTCATGCTCGTGCGCCCTCTTCGATCTCACCTCTGAATTTCGTCGTGCATGTTCGATTTCTTGGTTTCCCAACTTGCAAGATCTTTGCTTTCGGTCATTCGTTTCTCCATCTGACGACGAAGATCGTGTGATTCCTCGCGATTGCTTGCTAAGTTCGCgatctctcatcatcatcaccatcaccatcaccatctaAAATCATCAGCGATTCCCGGGTAGTTCGTGTTTCGTATGATGCGCCATCTGGGTTGCTTTGACCGATCCTCGAGCTTGAACTCTGAACTATCATGAGTATTCCTTCATACGCTTCGAGTGTTCCCAAGTCGTTTCTTGCGTATCCAGGTAGCGATTTCGACTTAGAATCGGGAACCATCAGAAGAATTCGAAAACCCAAGAGCTCTCAGCTTCACCCGGTCAAAATGCTCAAATCCTTCGGTAACCGTGTTCGCTATTTCTACAAGCTGCATCCTTTTTTAGCTTTCTTGATTTCATTGTCATTTGGGATcacaattttggtaattatatcTATCTATCAATCGCGGTATAGTGCCGTTGGTAGTTATCGAGAATTCGATGTGTCTTTGGAAAACTATCCTTTCGCCAATCTCAAGAACCTCGTGATGGTTGCTGGACATTCTATATATACTAGTAAGAGTTGCGAGAAGGTTGATAAGGAGGATTCTTGGTTTTTGGAGCCTTATCAAAAGAATCCCGGTCAAGCTGCTACATTTTTGGCTCATATTGAACAAGGAATTGAAATAACTGCGAAAGATGAAATGGCTTTGCTATTATTCAGTGGTG
The window above is part of the Eucalyptus grandis isolate ANBG69807.140 chromosome 6, ASM1654582v1, whole genome shotgun sequence genome. Proteins encoded here:
- the LOC104450875 gene encoding tricin synthase 1 → MLGIGMKIATSMFRSAYVVASHSALPPVGAVGKFLPFSKSVAVNGSVPGQGRCCCFRSSSPYVVLEDRSYGNKQVISITPQLYDYILSNVREPEILRQLREETASMRGSQMQVSPDQAQLLAMLVQILGAERCIEVGVYTGYSSLAIALALPESGCLVACERDAKSLEVAKKYYELAGVSRKVSVRHGLALDTLHSLILNGETCSYDFAFVDAEKRMNEEYFELLMQLVRVGGVIVIDNVLWHGKVADPMVNDKKTISIRNFNRRLMEDDRISTSMVPIGDGILICRKR